The stretch of DNA TGCCTACTTTTAAATTGATGCGGTACAGTTTTCCCTTTTGAAGGTCATTGCCAAAAACAGTGTTTAGGTTCATGCTTGCTGAAAGCCCTGAGATAGGAGCAGGACCTATTGTTTTTACAGGAGTAGTTTGACCTGTGGAGGGATTAACTTCGTCTAAATAAAGGACATACTGTTTAGCGCATTGATTCCATTTAATCTTCTCAAGAATTAAATCATCATCACAAACTATATTCGAAGTGGAAAATGTAGAACTACTCTGAAAGGTTTGGCTCCCTGCTTTTAGTTCAGAACTTAGTGTCAAGGGAGTTATGGTTGAATGAAGTTCATATTCAGGTGTACTTTTTGTAAAGGGAAAGCTTGATACTCCGTTGGAATCAATATATTCTTTTTTTATCGTTACCCTAAATTTTTGTACACCAGTGCTATTTACAGTAATATCCATAGAGCCTGTTGTGCCTGGGTCTGAGTTATCCACACCAAGGATAGATGAATGAAAAGGGAGCGCACCAGAATTGTTGTAAGGGAGCCATTGATTATTAGCTGTTTGGTAATATTCTACAATTAAATATACTTTATCTTCATCAGTAGTAAATGGGGTGCCAATTGCTTTTTGTATTGAGAATCCAGGATCCCAAGAATAATGTAAGGTGACTTTTCCTGGTCCACAAAAGGACTTCGTAAGTTTTGTTTTAGAGGGATTGTTGGTGTTTTCCCAATAAGCTTCTAAGGTATAATTTTGCGCAAAAATAGATTGCCAACTAAGGAGAATAAAGAACAATAAATAATTTTTTTTCATAATTGTACGATTAATGGTTTTATAATCTATACTGATAAAGTATAATGAATTTAGGTTGGGATAGGGCATAACAAATTGGTAGACTACCTATGTTGAAATAAGCATCTGGATAAAAAAATTGGATGAATAAAAATATTGCTGTGGGGACGAGCAGGTAATACAAAATAAAGGACTTTCGTTGACTAAAACCTACTCTATTTGTAAGATGATCTACGCTAAAAAATAAATCTTCAAAAATCCAGAAAAAAAGCTGTTCACGAGGTTTTCGGAACAGCTTATAGAAACAAACTAATAAGGAGGTATTCTATTGATCAGTAGAAGTCCCTACAAGTCCTTATGAAAAATATTAAACCTTGTAATTCTTATTAGTTGTGCTTGGTTTGGGAGTAGGAGGAATCCCTATATGTCGTTACTATTTATTGTTTGAACCATGTTCCATTACAGGACTGAGTAGCGCTGCCATCTCCCCATTCAAAGGTGCCTATGATCTCTTCTTGGTTGGTGTTAGGATTGATGGAATAACTGCCTACAAAATCAATATCTGGTCCAAATCGTATATCTGAAAATTCAAGTGTTGTACCGTTTTTGATTTCTCCATCATGGATAACATGACTCGTTCCGTCGGCATAGATGTAAGTAATGGTTACTTCATCCACTTGGTTTAGGTCTTTGTGAATAGTAATGAGACCAACATCTGCTGTCCAGTTGCCACAAAGCCAAACGGCACCATAAGTACCCAAAAATTTCTCACGAGATTCTATGTCACATAACGAACCTTCATAACCATCATCACAAGCACAGACCCCATTGTTGCAATTTCCATTTGGTCCACAGTTAATATTTTGAGTAATACAGGCATCTTCAATTTCGCAAAAATCACCGCTGTATCCATTGGGGCAATTACAGGTACAATCACCAAAAGCATCTTGTTGGGCTATTCCTTGGTTTTGGCAAGTGATAATACATGTTTCTGCTTCTGTTGTTTGACAGGCTTGAAAAGTGATTAAAGAAAGTAGAAATAACATTGTGATTGCAATTGTTTTCATAAAAGAGTTTTTAATTGTTTTGAAATAGATCAATCGAATACGATTTTTAAATGGAGTAATGAGGGAACGAACCTTGATTTAAATGATCAATCAAAATAAGCGAACTTTATAGATATAAATCTACTCTATTTGTAATATGATCTACTCAAAACGTAAAATGTGGAGTTGAGGATAGAATTAGCTTCTAGCTCGATACACCAATCTGTTTTTTACAAACTCTGTAGGATAAACACCATATTTTTTATAAAAGGCATTTGAAAATGAATTGGGGTTGGAATACCCAACAGAATAGGCGGTTTCTTTGACACTGTAAGATTCTTTGGTTAAAAGTTCCACTGCTTTTTTCATTCTACAATCAATTAAGAAAGCATATATTGGCATTTGGAATCTTTTTTTGAAGCCATTTTTTAGTTTGAATTCACTCAGTCCAATTTGTCGAGCTAGTGCTCGTATTTTAGGGGGATCGACCAAGGAGTTTTTCATGATGGTATGTGCCAATTGTAATTTTTCGGATTCGCCCGAATTGTCAGTATGCGTGTTATAAATCAACTCTGCCAATTGAATTCCCATGATTTTCATGGCGGCACTTTCTCTCAAAAACATAGCGCTAGGTCCTTCAAAATTGTCTTGTCTCAAATCCAAAAGAAGTTGATGAATTTTTGTAGTAGTAGGTCCTCCTATACCATAATATTTTCGATCGTCCTCTAATGAAGTACAGAATTCTTCAGGTAAATCATGAAGCGTATCGCCCATAAAATCAATAAAATCGTTGCTTCTAATAAATAGATTGACATTGGTAAAAGGTTGATTTTTGTATAATTGAATACTGGATCGTCCATAATTGCTAACACAGATAATACCTGTATCTACAATCATCGGAACTTCTATGTTTTGATCAATTAATAAGCCTTTAGCTTTGCCTTCCACGTAAAAACTAAAACCAACAATAGACTTTAGGGCTGTTACATCCAAATAAGCATCTTCTGTAGGGTTGATTTCGAGAATCTGAAAGGTAAATTTTTTGCCTATTTTTTTAGACTCTACCTTTATATGCCCTAGGTTGGGGAGAAAGAACTTGGTTTTATAGATCGAAGTAAAGAAGGACTTAAATGTTTTTTGCATTGGAATTGGCAAAGAACGCTTAATTGCTTTTTCAAAATCAGAGAAAGCAATATGATTTTTGGGAGGAAAATTCATCTGTTTTGTCTTTTTTGTAAAAAATGAGGTGTTGTCCAAATACTGTCTTCTATGCTTTAGAATGTGTGAAAAATAAAGACAGGTATAGGACTTGAAATAAATTTGTTTTCATGGTTGTTAAAATTGATTTAGGCATAGCTATTCTATTCTACTTCGAGAAAGAAATAGAATGAATGCAAGCACCAATTAGAATGTTGATTTAGAGAATGAAAGTGGGGTGGTAAGTACACAGCATTAATGCTGTGCACTTACTTAAGTAACTATGCGTAATGAATGCTCGATAGTTACTTAGATTTTAATGGGGGATAGGGGGCGTTTTCTGGTCTAAGTCGTTTGCTTTGTAAGCATCGCTTTCATGACCAAATGGTAAGTTGACTAGGTTTGGATAAATAAAATATCAAGTAGTTTTTAAGTTTTTGGGGAAGGGAGGGGGCATTCATTAAAAATATTCGTTTCATATAGGGATTCTTTGTCTGAAAAATTAGGATATATTAGACAAAACTAAAACATGCCGCTAAAAGTTACAAAACAAAATACACACTAAAATTAATACTACAAGAATGCAAAGTATCTTATTAAGTTGTTACGAATTAATTCAATCTATGTCAAAGAATGAAAAGAAAATAACAACTGTAAGTTTGTCAAAATCAAATGGTAAGAATCATTTTTTGATTTTGTTTAAAGTTTTGAATAACGCCAAAGAATTAGACGAAAAAAAATTAAAGGTACAACTGCAAAAGAGGGGCGTTAATAACTATAAGATTATCATACATAGTTTGTACAAAAAAATACTCCACATCCTTTTTGAAAATACGCAACAGCACGATAGAGCGACACTCTTGCGAGCCAACTTAAATTATGTTTATTTACTAAAAGGCAGAAATCAATATAAAAGCGCTCTGTCTTTACTCAAATCTGTTGAAAAAGAAGCAGAGGAAAGTCAGTCCTATTTGATTCTTACAGATATTATGCGGCTCAAAAGAAGCTTGTATATCCTCAATGAAAATTCTTTGGATGAAATTTTAGAGTGTTTGGAGAAAGAAGAGGCGCTTTTGGAGCGTCTGAATGCTTTTAATCAATTGGATACCCTAAGAGTAAATCTTAATCAATTGTACTATAATGTGGACCCAAAATTGTCCTTAAAAATAAAAGAACAGCGTACTTTTTTGGATAAAATAAAAGAAAACTACCCAGAGGATTTGAGGATGAAGAACTATCTGTTGGAGATTGAATTACTTCAAGAAAGTGAGGATAAAAATGACTTAAAAATGCTAGAAGTATTGGAACAAAAAAAGGCAATTTATGACCTCTATCCAACTTTTAGAGCACATCAACAAATTGCTTATTTAAGACTTTTAGTTAATATAGCTTTATTTTATGGAAGGAACAATATGCCCGTTAGAAGCCTAGAGATATGGGAGAATTTTATTAAAGAAAAACATATTGGCAAACACTTTAAACAGCATAAAATATTCATTCTAACGAATCTAGAAATTAGATGTCTAGCAATTTATATAAAAACAGGAATCAAGAATGAATTTTTGGAAAGTTATATTCAAGAAAACAGTCCTTATCAATCCAAAATTCAGCCCTCTATACAGTTGTATTTGATTCGTTATAGAGCGACTAAGGCTTGGTTCAAAAAAGAAATAGATGCTGCTATCAATGATCTAACCATTATTAAGGAGGACATCAAAGGAGAGCTTATCATTCCTATAGAAGTAGTCACTAGCAAATTGTACGAAGGTTTATTGCAAGTGGAATTGGAAAACTATCTATTGCTCCCCAATATCGTACGGCAATTGAAGTATTTAATCAAAAAAATTGGCAATAAGTATTACGAACATAAGGGGGCTTCTTTTATTACTCATTGGTTAAGTCATGTTGGTCGAGCGGCTCCTTTAAATAAGAAACGATTAAAGGAAATTCTTGAGGCTTATATCGATAAATATCCCGATTATATTCATTGGGAAATTATGCCTAGTTTTTATTTCTCTCTTTGGGTTAGAAGTATTCTGGAAGATAAAAAAATGATCACTTTGGTAGAAGAAAATTATCATTCAATAGCAGCTCAAAAGATCAAAAAATAATGAGCTTGACGCCTTTAGCTATAAAAGAGCCATTAGATCGTACAATATGCCAAATAACATTCTTTTATTTAGTGAGGTTTAAAATTTTAATTTTTTTTTATTATATTTGCATTAATAAATCGAAGAATATTTTGTCCTTTTTGGAGAAAGAGAGAGGTTGCGCATCACTAGCGTTGCCTCTTTCTTTGCGTTTAGGAGCAACCATTAAACTAATCTTGGGTTTATAGTTTAGGTAATATTAATAGGAACTAAAATTACCAAAATCAATTAATAAAAAATAAATTGGGGATAAAGTAGAATAAATACTTGATATTCATCTTTAAATACAATTTATTAAAACAGCTAAATAACTAATATTATGGCAGATGTAGTAGAAAATATGACAACTGAAGTCTTAAAAGGTAGCGAATTTATTATTAAAGATTCTCAACCAGCAGATACTTTTACCCCAGAAGATACCAACGAAGAGCAGGATATGATTCGTGCAATGGTAAAAGATTTTGTAAATACAGAAATTGAGCCTAATTATCAAGCATTAGAGAAACAAGAAGAGGGACTTGCTAAAGCAAAATTGGCTGTGGCAGGAGAATTAGGTTTGTTGGGACCACACATACCTGAAGAGTATGGAGGGATGCCAATGGATACCAATACCAATACAATTATTGCAGAAGAAATTGGATATGCAGGATGTTTTTCTGTAGCGGTTTCTGCGCATACAGGGATAGGCATGTTGCCCATTTTTTATTATGGATCAGAAGAGCAAAAGAAAAAATATTTGCCAGGCTTATGTTCGGGAAGGTTAGTCGCTTCTTATTGTTTGACAGAACCAGGTTCAGGGTCAGATGCATTGGCCGCTAAAACCAAGGCAATGCCAACAGAGGATGGAGAACATTACCTTATTTCGGGGCAAAAGATGTGGATTACCAACTCTGGGTTTGCCGATGTATTTATTGTCTTTGCTCAAGTTGATGGAGATAAATTTACAGGCTTTTTGATAGAAGCTGGTGTTGAAGGCTTGAGCCTTGGTGCAGAGGAGGATAAGTTGGGAATCAAAGGTTCTTCTACTCGTCAAGTATTTTTTGAAAATGTAAAAGTTCACAAATCTGCTGTATTAGGAGAAATAGGAAAGGGGCACTTAATCGCTTTTAATGTTCTAAATGTAGGTCGTTTTAAATTGGGCGTAATGGCATTGGGAGCTGCTAAACGCAATATGCGAGCAGGAATTACCTATTCGAATGAGCGTCATCAGTTCAAACAAGCGATTTCAAATTTTGGGGCTATTCAGTACAAATTAGCAGAGCAAACGGTTCAAATTTATGCTGTAGAATCTGCCTTGTACCGCACATCAATGTTGTTGCAACAAAAGGCACAAGCATTGTTCGATGGTGGAATGTCTTACGCAGAGGCCAAACTAGAAGCAGCAGAAGAGTATGCTGTTGAATGTGCGATGTTGAAGGTCTTAGGATCTGAAATGTTGGATTATGTAGTAGATGAAACGGTTCAAATTCATGGAGGTTATGGATTCTCTGAAGAGTATGAAGCGGCTCGTCATTATCGTGATGCACGTATCAATCGTATTTTTGAAGGAACCAATGAAATTAACCGTTTGTTGACTTTGGCTATGACACTAAAACGTGCGATGAAAGGTCATATTGATTTGGTTGGACCAGCTTGGGCTGTTCAAAAAGAATTGACATCTATGCCTACCGCTTCTAAAACAGAAGGAACCTTTGGTGTAGAGGTAGATACGGTTAAAAATATGAAGAAAATCTTGTTGATTGTGGCTGGTGCTGCTGCTAAAGCACAGATGGACGGTAGCCTAAATCTAAAAGTAGAGCAGCAAATTACAATGAATATTGCAGATGTAATGATGGATGTATTTACTTGTGAGTCACTCTTGTTGAGAGTTCAAAAATTAGCTGCAAAAGGAGCTGATGTTACGAATCCAACACACATTCTAGAGGTGTATTTATTTGATGCAATTGATCGCATTGCTAAGAATGCCAAAGATGCCTTGTGCTCTTTTGCTGAAGGCGAACCATTGCGCATGATGCTGATGGGAGTTAAGCGCTATGCTAAATACAAAACAGTAAATGTTAGAGATGCTCGTAAGGCAATTGCTAAACCAATTATTGAAGCCAACGAGTATTGTTACTAGGATTATGCAGACCAATACTTCTTTGATGAAGTAAGACAGATAGCAATTTATTGCAAGCCTATAGTATTAAATCTACTGTAGGCTTTTTTTTGTTGTCAAAAAATGCGTATTTTTAACTAAATGGTTAAGTTTATGTTTAAATATAATAGGTTATGAAACAAGGTGTTATTTATTTTTTATTGAGTTTTTGTGTCTTAATTTCGACGATTCAAGCACAACCAGGACGCTATCAGCAGGCTATTTTTTCGCAAAAAAATGTCTTAACTAATATTCAGTATGGTTCGGCTGATAGCTATGATGCTCTAGGGCTAAATATTCCCCTTCCTCAGCATTTAGATGTTTATGAACCCTTGGGAGATACCGCTACTAAACGTCCATTAGTCATGGTGTTTTTTGGTGGCGCTTTTCTAATTGGAGATAAAAGCATGCAAGATGTTGTAGCTTGGTGTGATAGTTTGACGGCTTATGGCTATGTTTGTGCTGCTGTTAATTATA from Aureispira anguillae encodes:
- a CDS encoding helix-turn-helix domain-containing protein; translated protein: MNFPPKNHIAFSDFEKAIKRSLPIPMQKTFKSFFTSIYKTKFFLPNLGHIKVESKKIGKKFTFQILEINPTEDAYLDVTALKSIVGFSFYVEGKAKGLLIDQNIEVPMIVDTGIICVSNYGRSSIQLYKNQPFTNVNLFIRSNDFIDFMGDTLHDLPEEFCTSLEDDRKYYGIGGPTTTKIHQLLLDLRQDNFEGPSAMFLRESAAMKIMGIQLAELIYNTHTDNSGESEKLQLAHTIMKNSLVDPPKIRALARQIGLSEFKLKNGFKKRFQMPIYAFLIDCRMKKAVELLTKESYSVKETAYSVGYSNPNSFSNAFYKKYGVYPTEFVKNRLVYRARS
- a CDS encoding acyl-CoA dehydrogenase family protein produces the protein MADVVENMTTEVLKGSEFIIKDSQPADTFTPEDTNEEQDMIRAMVKDFVNTEIEPNYQALEKQEEGLAKAKLAVAGELGLLGPHIPEEYGGMPMDTNTNTIIAEEIGYAGCFSVAVSAHTGIGMLPIFYYGSEEQKKKYLPGLCSGRLVASYCLTEPGSGSDALAAKTKAMPTEDGEHYLISGQKMWITNSGFADVFIVFAQVDGDKFTGFLIEAGVEGLSLGAEEDKLGIKGSSTRQVFFENVKVHKSAVLGEIGKGHLIAFNVLNVGRFKLGVMALGAAKRNMRAGITYSNERHQFKQAISNFGAIQYKLAEQTVQIYAVESALYRTSMLLQQKAQALFDGGMSYAEAKLEAAEEYAVECAMLKVLGSEMLDYVVDETVQIHGGYGFSEEYEAARHYRDARINRIFEGTNEINRLLTLAMTLKRAMKGHIDLVGPAWAVQKELTSMPTASKTEGTFGVEVDTVKNMKKILLIVAGAAAKAQMDGSLNLKVEQQITMNIADVMMDVFTCESLLLRVQKLAAKGADVTNPTHILEVYLFDAIDRIAKNAKDALCSFAEGEPLRMMLMGVKRYAKYKTVNVRDARKAIAKPIIEANEYCY